Sequence from the Sulfurimonas hongkongensis genome:
TAGCATCCTCAAGGGCAAGAGAGGCTGCTTCAGCGTGTGCATAGGGACAAACACCACAAACTCTTTGGGTAACTTGTTGTGCAACTCTGGCATCATAACCTATGAGTGCCTTTTCGATTCCTCTATACATCTCCGCAGAACACTTAGCATCTGTAACAACCCCATCTTTAATTATTGTCTCAAATTTAAGATGCCCCTCTATCCTTGTCAGCGGATCTATCGTAATTTTCCTCTCACTCATTTAACACCCCTTAAACAGTAAAATTAAAATAACCTTTACTGCATGATACAATTTAAATATTTAATTATTCATAAAAGTTATATTTGTTTTTTTAAGAAATATGTGAAAAAAAGTAAAAGTCTATTATTTTATTAACCAATCATATTTATATCTACTCAAGCTCTAACTGCATCAGATACATATCCTCTCCATCAAGAATATCAAGATCAACGCTGTTGCATGTAGGACAAAAATATTCTATACCCACTAAAACTGACTCCTTTAGACAATTATTACATTTAACAATAATTTGCTGAATATTTATAACAAATTCCGCCTCTTCGCAGAGTGTTTTTTCTTTAAATATCTCAAACGCACTTCTTAAAAGTTCAGGTTCGACTCCGCTCATCACACCTATCTTGATAACAACTTTAATCACCTTTTTCGCATTGTTTTTTATTGCATTCTCTTCGCAAGAATCTAAAAGAGACTGGACTATACTATATTCATGCATCTGTATTCCTTGATTTTATTTTATAAAATAAAGTGAATCCTTTATTTATTTTATCACGATATCGGAAGTAATTCCGCTATCTACGCTAACGCTTGGTTTCCTTCGGCAGGAGGCCCATCGCACTTGTGCGATTTTAATGTTTTATCACGATATCGGAAGTAATTCCGCTATCTACGCTAACGCTTGGTTTCCTTCGGCAGGAGGCCCATCGCACTTGTGCGATTTTAATGTTTTATCACGATATCGGAAGTAATTCCGCTATCTTTGCTAACTTTCCCTCGGCACTTGTGTCTCTTAAGTCTTTCTGGTGTTTGTAGAGAACACACTTTATATACAAAATCATATCTTAGTTTATGAAAAGAGCTATCTTCTTCCCAAAACTCTCTATACATAACTCTTAACTCTTCTTCTTTTTTTTGCTCAATTTGGGAGCTGTTTTGGGATATATAATCCTCTTTTTCATATAAAAAATCACTATAAACATCTTCATCTTCGCATAGTTTTTGAGCAAATTCGTTTAAAGATTTGAAATAATCATTATATTCAAAAACTTTATCTATCACTCCTATCTTAAGTGCTCTGTTTGCACTGATGGGCAGACACTCATTTAAAAGTTCCCCTGCTTTTTCCTCGCCAACTCTTCTTGCTAGTGAGAAAGTGTGATATTCGCTCCCACTAAGTCCCAAAGTTCTATAGTGCGGATTTAAAACAACTCCTTCTTGTGCTACTACATGGTCGCAAGAGAGTGCCAAAAAGACTCCACCCGCTCCTGCATTTCTATGTAGAGATGCGATTGTTATAACTTCATCTGCAAAGAGAATGGACTTTACTACATCATTCATAGCATTTATATTGCTCCAACCATCTTCTCCATGCTTTTTTGAATCTTGCAAAATATTTAGATGAATACCATTACTAAAAAAGTCCTCCCCACCCATCAAAACTATAACTTTGCAGCTCTCTTTTAGATGCTCAAACGCATATTTTAGCCTTATGCATTGCTCTGAATGCATCGCACCATTATGAAAATTAAAGTAGAGATATCCGACATCGCCTATAACTTTAGAACTAATCTCATGAAAAGTTATATCTCCAACTTCACTAATTAGAGGTATTCGCATTTCCTTAACACCTTTTATCCTCTCTTTTAGGGCGTAGGTTGATGGAAGTTTAAATCTGCCAACCTCTTGCATATGGCTTATCCAGAGTGCGCCATCAACTGTGCCAACGCAAATTGCACCATCTCTTTTTGCGATTATCTCTTTTGGTTCCCCTCTTAAACTCTCCTCTTGCCATGCACCAAAAAGATAGCACTCTAAGCCTAAAAACTCATCTTTAACACCGGGATAACTATCACTCATATATATCTTTTTTATAATCTCTTTAGTAGTCTCTTTTTCCCAGTCTATGGCTCTATCTTGTTGTGAGAGATAGTGATGCATCTGGGATTTTAACTGTGGAGTAGGCTTAAAATTTTTGTCTGCTAAATTTGCAAGTAACTCTTTTAGAGCCTTTGATGCAGCACGCGCTACTTCGTTTCTATAGATGGAAGCCTTGTAGGTGCCACGCATTAAAAATCTAACTTCTGCGTAAACATCTCCGCCGTCAAGCTCTTCATTTGCTCTAAGAATCACAACTCCCCACTCCTTTTTTTCCTCTCTTATGGCATGGTCTAGCGAGTTGTGACCTCTATCGCCTCTAATACCTGGATGAAGTATAAAAGTCGGAGTTTTTAAAAATATCTCTTTTGGGAGATACTTTTTGAGATAGGGACAAAAAACAATATCTGGTGCAAACTCTTCAACGCTCTGCATCATCGCCTCACTGCTTATGGCATACTGCACGGATACTGTATGATTCATATCTCGAAGCTCACAAAATAGCCGTTGAGTAAGAGAGTTAAAAGCCGATACGATGAGTAGTATTTTCATCTCTTTAACAGATTCTAGGAAGTAGTTCGCCACTTGGAGTATCTAAAAATCTTGAAGTTCCCCAGCTGCTCTTTAAGATAACTTTCTTTAAATGAGTATCTGTTATCTTGCCAATTGTCGTGGCTTTTAAACAACTAGGAAATCCCTTTAATATCTCTACTGCTTTGTCTGCATCTTCCTTTTTTACAGCAAGAACAAAAGTGCCCTCATTTGCTAAAGCCGTAGCTTCAAAGCCTAACATCTCACAGATACCTTTTACTTCATCGCTTACAGGAATGCTCTCCTCTTCAACCTCAATGCAGATATTTGACTGAGAAGCCCACTCATTTAAAACTGCACTAACACCGCCTCTAGTGGCATCTCTCAAGGCAGTTATTTTTATATTTGCATCCAAAAGAGCTTTTACTTGAGGATAAAGCGATTCACAATCACTCTTGAGTGAACTCGTCATCTCAATCCCCTCTCGAGCCACAAAAATAGCCGCCCCATGGCATCCAATATCACGGTTTACTATGATGATATCATCCTTGCTTATGTTGTTAGAACTGATACCTTTTTTTATAACTTCACCAATTCCGCTAGTGTTTATAAAAATCTTATCAACACTCCCACGAGGCACAACCTTAGTGTCACCACTCACAACAATAGCCCCGTTAATCTCAAGCTCTTTTTTCATACTTCGCACGATTTTATCTAGCTCTCTTGTAGCAAAACCCTCTTCAATAATCACACTACAAGTAAGATATTTAGGCTTCGCACCCATCATAGCTAAATCATTACAAGTCCCACAAACAGCAAGTTTACCGATGTCCGCTCCTGCAAAAAAGAGAGGCGAGACCGTAAAGCTATCAGTAGAAAACGCAAGTTTTCCATTATGAATAATAGCCGCATCTTCACTTTTTTCTAGTATCTCATTTTTAAAAGCTTTATAAAAAACTTTTGAGATAAGTTCATTATTTTCCTCTCCACCGTTTCCACAAGCTAAGCTTATTGTTTTGTTCATCTCAAATTCCCATACTTATAGTAAGCTGCACAAGCACCCTCGCTGCTTACCATACAGCTTCCTATCGGGCTTGTTGGTTTACATGCAGTTCCAAAAATGGTACATTCTGGTGGGTTTGCCATTCCTCTTAGTATGTCTCCGCAGATGCATAGTTTGTGGTCTTCTATCTCGCCTATTGGCAAAATATCTTTGTAGATAATCTCTGCATCGTACTCTTTAAACTCAGGCTTTAGTTTTAGTCCGCTTTTTGGAATATTGCCTAAACCACGCCATTTAAATAGATCTCTTTTGTCAAAATATCTCTCTATTAACTCTTGAGCTTTTAGGTTTCCATCATAAGTTACTAACCTTTTGTACTCAATCTCAAGTTCGCATCTGCCCTCTATAAACTGCTTGACTATCATGCTAATTGCCTGCATCACATCAACTGGTTCAAAGCCTGAGACAACTACTAGGCGGTTGTAATCTCTTGGAAACTCTTCATATATCTTACTACCGCTGATAACGCTCACATGAGATGGCCCTAAAAATGCGTCTATTTTGTTGTTGTAACTATCTACATGTTCATCTCTTGAGTCGATTAACTCGCGCATTACTTCTGGAACTGTTACATGGTTTATGTGAAAAAAGATATTTTTTATATCTTTTTTTATAACCGCATCAAGAAGAGCCGCTGTCATTGGAGTTGTCGTTTCAAATCCTATGGCAAAAAAGATGATTTTTTTAGTTGGGTTTTCATTTGCGATTTTTAGACACTCTAAGGGAGAGTAGACAAAACGAACATCCGAACCTCTGCTTCTTGCATCTTGGAGGCTTCCATTGCTTCCTGGGACTTTTATCATGTCGCCTAGAGTTACTAAAATCACATCTTCTACCATGCTCAAAACATAGGCGTGATCTATGCGCTCTTTTGGCATGATACAAACAGGACAACCCGGACCATGGATAAACTTGATGTTTGATGGTAAGAGCTGTGGAAGTCCGTATTTCATGATGGTGTGCGTATGTCCACCACAAACTTCCATGATATTTATCTGGTTTTTAAGTTTTTTGGCATCTTCTTTTATGATTTTTGCATAGGCTTTTATGGTGTTGCCATCTCTAAAATCATCATAAAGATTTTTTAGCTCTAACCCCATCTCACTCTCCTCTATTTGGACACTCATCCGCCTCTAAAATCGCCATCTGCCGATCCTCTTCGTTCATCGCATCTATGATTTCTTTGTAAATTTCCAAACTATCTAGCGCCTCGGCTTCATCGATTTTGTTCATCACAAACCCAATATGCAAAAGTACATAGTCACCTATTTTAATATCCTCTTGGCTCATAAGCGACAAAGAAGCCTCTCTTTGTACGCCCATAGTATCAACTGTTGCTACTTCATTTTCTTTATCTATCTTAACAACTTTACTTGGAATAGAGAGGCACATTATCTCATCCCCATTTTAAACTTAATCCAAGAAGCCACTTTTTTGATACTCTCTTCATCTTTTATGCTAACCTCAAGTATGTCTACACTTGGTTTTAATGCTCTTGCCATCTCTTTTTCTTTTTGCATATCGTACTCAAAATACGGAAGTAGATCTGTTTTAGTAAAAAGTATCAAGTCTGCTTGACGAAACATCACTGGATATTTTGCAATTTTATCTTCACCCTCTGGGATGCTCACAAGAACTACATTTAAATGACTCCCAACATCATAACTAGCAGGACAAACAAGGTTCCCAACATTTTCTATAAAACAGACATCTACACTATCTAAGTCCATATGATGCAGAGCTTTGTGAACCATAAATGCATCTAGATGACAAGCTGAACCAGTTTGAATCTGATGGGCTTCTATCCCTTTTGCTTTTAATCTATCTGCATCTCTACTTGTCTCTAAGTCTCCCTCAATTACAGCAAATTTAAACTCGCCTACATCCACCAAAGCCTCAAGTAGAGCCGTTTTTCCACTTCCTGGAGAACTCATCAAGTTTATACAAAGAACACCATGAGAGTTAAAATGCTCTCTATTATGTCCTGCTTCTTGATCATTTTTATCTAAAATTTTTGTAATTACAGAGATAGTTTTAGGGTCGTTTAACTGGGGATTATCATATAGATGAGCATGAGCGCTCTGATGTTCATGAGAACCCTCGTGATGGTGGTCTCCACTATGGTCATGAGAGTGACTATGTTCTACAATTGAGCAACCGCAATCTTTACACATTTTTAAATCCTTAATTTTTTTTCTTGATATGAATGAACAAATTTATTGTTATGAATAGGTATTCATATTATATGTTTTTAAAATAAATCTAATATAAATTGAGTCTTCTAAACAATTTTTAAGCTAGATCCTGAACAAAGTTCAGGACGACGCGTGTCACGTCATTTAATGCTTAAACGTAATCGAGTTTATACAGAGGGTCCAATTTTATATTTTCTTATTATACGATAAAACATAATAAGCCTGCCCTAAGGCGATGCCACCATCATTGATGGCGGTTTTTTGCTGAGAGTAATACTTCATTTTCTCTCGCTTTAACGCTTGACTCACAAGCTCTAAGAGTGTTTTGTTTTGAAACACACCGCCACTTAAAATCACCTCTAGTTTTTCTATCTTTGAAATATCTGTGATGATTTTTACTAGTGTATTTATAAGCATAGAATTGAGCTCATCTTTATCCATTTTACCCTTTAAAATATACTCAACTATTTTTATATCAATCACATTGTTAGCTATAGTATAGTCGAAGCATTTTGCTATATTTTTATCATAATGACTCTCACACAAAAGTCCACTCTCACCCTCATAACTCACACTTTGCGTAAGTCCTGAAAATGAGGCTATAGCATCAAAGAGTCTTGCTACAGAGCTTGTTTTTGGTGCATTGAGATTTTTTATATAACTCTGATGGAGCATCTTTATCTCAGATGCTACAAAAGATTTAACAACATCAAACTCTAGCTCTAAAACCTCTTCTAAGCTTAGCTCGTCAAAAAGCATACTAAGAGCAACTCTTCTTGGTTCTTTTATCGCTTTATCTGCACCTAAAAGCTTAATCCCTTTAAAGCTATATTTGCGAGCATCTCCTACAAAAATCTCTCCACCCCAAAGAGTTCCATCATCACCGTAACCAGTCCCATCAAAACTAAATCCAAGATAATCCCCACTAAGTCCAAATTCCGCCTTACACGCATAGATGTGGGCTAAATGGTGTCCAACTTCTAAAAGCTCACAGTTTTGTTTTTTTGCCCACTTTGTTGTCTCATAATTTGGGTGTTTATCATGAACTATAATATCAGGCTCAAAATCGTAAAACCTTTTAAAACTCTCTAGCGTTCGCTCAAAAAAACCAAATGCCTCCATAGAGTCCAAGTCCCCGATATGAGGAGATAAGATGATATTATCCCCAATTACAAAAGCTACAGAGTTTTTTGCATTTGCACCAACTGCTAAGATTTTTTTCTCACTCTTAAATGGAAGTTTTATAACCTTAGGTGCGAAGCCTCTTGAGAGCCTTAAAGTCTGCATCTTTGCAGCAACTACTTGGACTAAACTATCATCAACTCCGCTAATTATCTCTCTATCAAAATCGAGTGTAAAATCAACAAAAGGAAGCTTTTTAAAGATATCTTTAGCGCTTATAATGATAGGCTCATCTCCAAGATTTGCACTTGTTGCCACTATGGGGTTTTTAAGATGCATAAAAAGAAGATGATGAAGTGCAGTATAAGGCAAAAAACAGCCGATTCTATCTATCTTTGGAGCTACAAGAGATGAAATATTATTGCTGTTTATAAGCTTTTTCAGTATTACAATCGGGGCTTCTTTAGATGCTAAAAGCTCTTCTTCTTTCTCGCTTACTTTGGCTAGTGACTCTATCTGCTGTAAGTCTCTGCACATAATTGCAAAGGGTTTTGCAGGTCTGTTTTTAAACTCTCTCAATTTTTTAATTACTTCATCATTTGTAGCATCACAAACTATATGAAATCCGCCTATGCCTTTTATGGCTACAATCTCTGCGCTCTCTATTAGAGATGCGACTTTTTTGATTATATCTTTTTCATCTACTCTTGTCTCGCCCCTAAAAAGAGACAAAATAGGTCCACACTCATTACATGAGATTGGCTGTGCGTGGTACCTTCTCATCTTAGGATTTTTGTACTCATCTTCACATGAGCTGCACATCTCAAACTTCTGCATTGAGGTGTTTTTTCTATCATAAGGGACTGTTTTTATGATGCTATATCTTGGACCGCAGTTTGTGCAGTTAGTGCCAAAGTAGTTGTGAAATTTTTTACTCCTTTTTATATCTGCTAAACACTTATGACATATAGCAACATCTGTGGGAATAAGCGCTGTTTTTGAACCACTAAGCCCTTTATCACTTTGTATAATTTTGAACTTATCTTCTTGAACTAACTTTATCTCTGTTATTTGTACATCATCAATTCTTGCAAGTGGCGGAAGCTTAGAGTAGAGTGAATCTTCAAAGAGTTTTATATCTTCATCCCTGCCTTGCATTTCAAGTTTGACTCCACTTGTGTCATTTTTGACA
This genomic interval carries:
- the hypE gene encoding hydrogenase expression/formation protein HypE; the encoded protein is MNKTISLACGNGGEENNELISKVFYKAFKNEILEKSEDAAIIHNGKLAFSTDSFTVSPLFFAGADIGKLAVCGTCNDLAMMGAKPKYLTCSVIIEEGFATRELDKIVRSMKKELEINGAIVVSGDTKVVPRGSVDKIFINTSGIGEVIKKGISSNNISKDDIIIVNRDIGCHGAAIFVAREGIEMTSSLKSDCESLYPQVKALLDANIKITALRDATRGGVSAVLNEWASQSNICIEVEEESIPVSDEVKGICEMLGFEATALANEGTFVLAVKKEDADKAVEILKGFPSCLKATTIGKITDTHLKKVILKSSWGTSRFLDTPSGELLPRIC
- a CDS encoding HypC/HybG/HupF family hydrogenase formation chaperone translates to MCLSIPSKVVKIDKENEVATVDTMGVQREASLSLMSQEDIKIGDYVLLHIGFVMNKIDEAEALDSLEIYKEIIDAMNEEDRQMAILEADECPNRGE
- the hypB gene encoding hydrogenase nickel incorporation protein HypB, translating into MCKDCGCSIVEHSHSHDHSGDHHHEGSHEHQSAHAHLYDNPQLNDPKTISVITKILDKNDQEAGHNREHFNSHGVLCINLMSSPGSGKTALLEALVDVGEFKFAVIEGDLETSRDADRLKAKGIEAHQIQTGSACHLDAFMVHKALHHMDLDSVDVCFIENVGNLVCPASYDVGSHLNVVLVSIPEGEDKIAKYPVMFRQADLILFTKTDLLPYFEYDMQKEKEMARALKPSVDILEVSIKDEESIKKVASWIKFKMGMR
- the hypF gene encoding carbamoyltransferase HypF, encoding MRRVSYSIKGQVQGVGFRPFVYKKALEFSLVGFVKNDTSGVKLEMQGRDEDIKLFEDSLYSKLPPLARIDDVQITEIKLVQEDKFKIIQSDKGLSGSKTALIPTDVAICHKCLADIKRSKKFHNYFGTNCTNCGPRYSIIKTVPYDRKNTSMQKFEMCSSCEDEYKNPKMRRYHAQPISCNECGPILSLFRGETRVDEKDIIKKVASLIESAEIVAIKGIGGFHIVCDATNDEVIKKLREFKNRPAKPFAIMCRDLQQIESLAKVSEKEEELLASKEAPIVILKKLINSNNISSLVAPKIDRIGCFLPYTALHHLLFMHLKNPIVATSANLGDEPIIISAKDIFKKLPFVDFTLDFDREIISGVDDSLVQVVAAKMQTLRLSRGFAPKVIKLPFKSEKKILAVGANAKNSVAFVIGDNIILSPHIGDLDSMEAFGFFERTLESFKRFYDFEPDIIVHDKHPNYETTKWAKKQNCELLEVGHHLAHIYACKAEFGLSGDYLGFSFDGTGYGDDGTLWGGEIFVGDARKYSFKGIKLLGADKAIKEPRRVALSMLFDELSLEEVLELEFDVVKSFVASEIKMLHQSYIKNLNAPKTSSVARLFDAIASFSGLTQSVSYEGESGLLCESHYDKNIAKCFDYTIANNVIDIKIVEYILKGKMDKDELNSMLINTLVKIITDISKIEKLEVILSGGVFQNKTLLELVSQALKREKMKYYSQQKTAINDGGIALGQAYYVLSYNKKI
- the hypA gene encoding hydrogenase maturation nickel metallochaperone HypA, giving the protein MHEYSIVQSLLDSCEENAIKNNAKKVIKVVIKIGVMSGVEPELLRSAFEIFKEKTLCEEAEFVINIQQIIVKCNNCLKESVLVGIEYFCPTCNSVDLDILDGEDMYLMQLELE
- a CDS encoding hydrogenase maturation protein, with the translated sequence MKILLIVSAFNSLTQRLFCELRDMNHTVSVQYAISSEAMMQSVEEFAPDIVFCPYLKKYLPKEIFLKTPTFILHPGIRGDRGHNSLDHAIREEKKEWGVVILRANEELDGGDVYAEVRFLMRGTYKASIYRNEVARAASKALKELLANLADKNFKPTPQLKSQMHHYLSQQDRAIDWEKETTKEIIKKIYMSDSYPGVKDEFLGLECYLFGAWQEESLRGEPKEIIAKRDGAICVGTVDGALWISHMQEVGRFKLPSTYALKERIKGVKEMRIPLISEVGDITFHEISSKVIGDVGYLYFNFHNGAMHSEQCIRLKYAFEHLKESCKVIVLMGGEDFFSNGIHLNILQDSKKHGEDGWSNINAMNDVVKSILFADEVITIASLHRNAGAGGVFLALSCDHVVAQEGVVLNPHYRTLGLSGSEYHTFSLARRVGEEKAGELLNECLPISANRALKIGVIDKVFEYNDYFKSLNEFAQKLCEDEDVYSDFLYEKEDYISQNSSQIEQKKEEELRVMYREFWEEDSSFHKLRYDFVYKVCSLQTPERLKRHKCRGKVSKDSGITSDIVIKH
- the hypD gene encoding hydrogenase formation protein HypD, with amino-acid sequence MGLELKNLYDDFRDGNTIKAYAKIIKEDAKKLKNQINIMEVCGGHTHTIMKYGLPQLLPSNIKFIHGPGCPVCIMPKERIDHAYVLSMVEDVILVTLGDMIKVPGSNGSLQDARSRGSDVRFVYSPLECLKIANENPTKKIIFFAIGFETTTPMTAALLDAVIKKDIKNIFFHINHVTVPEVMRELIDSRDEHVDSYNNKIDAFLGPSHVSVISGSKIYEEFPRDYNRLVVVSGFEPVDVMQAISMIVKQFIEGRCELEIEYKRLVTYDGNLKAQELIERYFDKRDLFKWRGLGNIPKSGLKLKPEFKEYDAEIIYKDILPIGEIEDHKLCICGDILRGMANPPECTIFGTACKPTSPIGSCMVSSEGACAAYYKYGNLR